A single Phragmites australis chromosome 4, lpPhrAust1.1, whole genome shotgun sequence DNA region contains:
- the LOC133915996 gene encoding metacaspase-1-like: protein MAGARTTTSWCSHCGVGLAAPPGSASSVRCAFCHRVTRVEHHRGVGESAITLAAPSPPRPPCSARRELPAGYPRVSGKKRALLVGVSYTGTPHELRGTVNDVKEMRRLLCDKFGFPSGCILELTEKETDPYRVPTRENLLLAMRWLVEGCAAGDSLAFHFSGHAVQKLDSNDDEMDGYNEALCPVDFEQSGKILDDEINETIVKPLGRGVKLHAIVDTCHSGTILDLPYLCRLSRTGYRQWENHCRPSGMAKRPNGGLAISISGCSDDQKSADASGFSESASIGAMTDSFIKAVEAEPGTTYGRLLSAMRARIRDGQGSRRLAGRFGSFVRRMIPSNSVVQEPQLCSSEPFDIYRKPFLL, encoded by the exons ATGGCGGGAGCAAGGACGACAACGTCGTGGTGCAGCCACTGCGGCGTGGGCCTCGCCGCGCCGCCCGGGTCCGCCTCCAGCGTCCGGTGCGCGTTCTGCCACCGGGTGACGCGCGTCGAGCACCACCGTGGCGTGGGCGAGAGCGCCATCACGCtggcggccccgtcgccgccgcgtccgccgtgCTCTGCGAGGCGCGAGCTTCCGGCGGGATACCCCAGGGTGAGCGGCAAGAAGCGCGCGCTCCTCGTCGGCGTCAGCTACACGGGCACCCCGCACGAACTCCGGGGCACCGTCAACGACGTCAAGGAAATGAGGCGCCTCCTCTGCGACAAGTTCGGGTTCCCGAgtggctgcatcctggagctCACCG AGAAGGAGACCGATCCGTATAGGGTGCCGACGCGGGAGAACCTGCTGCTGGCGATGCGGTGGCTGGTGGAAGGGTGCGCCGCCGGAGATTCGCTCGCGTTCCACTTTTCCGGCCACGCCGTGCAGAAGCTGGACTCCAACGACGACGAGATGGATGGCTACAACGAGGCGCTGTGTCCGGTGGACTTCGAGCAGAGCGGCAAGATTCTGGACGACGAGATCAACGAGACCATTGTCAAGCCGCTCGGCAGGGGCGTGAAGCTTCACGCCATCGTGGACACCTGCCACAGCGGCACCATCCTCGACCTCCCTTACCTCTGCCGCCTATCAAG AACCGGGTATAGGCAGTGGGAGAATCACTGCCGCCCTTCGGGGATGGCAAAGCGCCCGAACGGAGGCCTGGCCATCTCCATCAGCGGCTGCAGCGACGACCAGAAGTCCGCAGACGCCAGC GGATTTTCTGAATCGGCTTCGATCGGCGCCATGACGGACAGCTTCATCAAAGCCGTGGAGGCTGAGCCCGGGACGACGTACGGGCGCCTGCTGAGCGCGATGAGGGCGAGGATCCGCGACGGCCAGGGGAGCCGCCGCCTCGCCGGGCGGTTCGGCTCGTTCGTCCGCAGGATGATCCCCTCCAATAGCGTGGTGCAG GAGCCTCAGCTGTGCTCCTCAGAGCCTTTTGACATCTACCGGAAGCCATTCCTCCTTTGA